The Pantoea eucalypti sequence AAATCCGCATGACTGACAACAACACCGCATTAAAGAAGGCTGGCCTGAAAGTGACACTGCCCAGACTGAAAATTCTGGAAGTGCTTCAGGAACCTGAGTGCCATCACGTCAGTGCGGAAGATTTGTATAAACGCCTGATTGATATCGGCGAAGAGATTGGACTGGCTACCGTTTACCGTGTGCTTAACCAGTTCGATGACGCGGGTATTGTGACGCGCCACAATTTCGAAGGCGGCAAATCGGTCTTCGAACTGACGCAGCAGCATCATCACGATCACCTGATCTGCCTGGATTGCGGCAAGGTTATTGAGTTCAGCGACGAGTCTATCGAAACGCGTCAGCGTGAAATCGCAACCCGCCACGGCATCAAGCTCACTAACCACAGCCTCTATCTTTACGGACACTGCACACTGGGCGATTGCCGGGAAAATGAAACCCTGCACGACCAGTAACGCGAGCTGAAATAAAAAAACCGGTGAATTCACCGGTTTTTTTTCGTCTGATGTCTGCTGTCAGTCAGGCGACCAGCGTCTCCTGCAGATAACGCCAGCGCGGAATAGAGCTACTGCAATCGAGAATGGCCAGCGAGATGCGGCTATTGTTATTGCCATTCATCATCTGCATTTCGCGATACTGCACGGTGATCTCTTTATCATGATGAGAGAGGATCACATGTTCGCAGGTGGCAATGCGCATCCCTTCCCGCTGCCCCTGCAACTGCCGGAAAAGATCCTCGACCTCGTTCAGATTGTACTCTTTGCCTTTAGGGGTCACCATGCGGAATTCAGGATGAAAATAGGACATCAGCAGCTCAAAACTGTCGTCTGATCCGGCGGGCTTATTAAAAATACGTTCAATGAGCTGATGTAAAACGACGACACTGTGTTTGGCTTCCTGGGCGAGAACGGTCATATTTTTTCCTTCTGTAACCCGCTGTGCGACCTCTGAGAGCGCATAGCCTACCTGAAAGCTGCTAATTCACATCCTGAAATTGATTAATTTTTTTAAACTCAGATTTCTCTCACAGTATGGCATTTAATGGATTGCAGTTAGTTCAGAACAAACGTCGGTAATGGTCGAAATAGGGACAATAAAAAAGGGCGATAAATCGCCCTTTTGTCATTTTATGAGGTCAGCCTCACCACGTTATTCGCCGGCTTTCGTCCAGGTATCACGAAGACCAACGGTACGGTTGAATACCAACTGCGAGGGCGTAGAGTAAACGCTGTCGGCGCAGAAATAACCTTCACGTTCAAACTGGAACGGTGTGGTCGGTTCTACATCGCGCAGGCTCGGTTCCACAAAGCCCTGTTTAATCGCCAGTGACTCAGGGTTGATTACCGCCAGGAAGTCCTCAGCCGCACCCGGGTTTGGCACGCTGAACAGGCGGTCATACAGACGGAACTCAGCAGGCTGCGCGTGATCGGCAGAGACCCAGTGAATCACGCCTTTGACCTTACGGCCATCAGCAGGATCTTTGCTCAGCGTATCAACATCGCTGGTGCAATAGATGCAGGTGATGTTGCCCGCTTCATCTTTAGCAATTCGCTCAGCACGAATCACGTAGGCGTTGCGCAGGCGAACTTCTTTGCCCAGCACCAGACGTTTATATTGCTTGTTCGCCTCTTCACGGAAATCTGCACGGTCGATCCAGATCTCGCGGCTGAACGGCACTTCACGCGCGCCCATCTCCGGCTTACCCGGATGATTGGGCATGGTGAGGGTTTCGCTGTGACCCGCTGGCAGGTTTTCGATCACCACTTTTAGCGGATCGAGCACCGCCATGGCACGTGGTGCATTATCGTTAAGATCATCGCGAATACAGGATTCCAGCGAGGCCATCTCCACGATGTTATCCTGTTTGGTCACGCCAATACGACGGCAGAACTCACGGATAGAGGCTGCGGTGTAACCGCGACGACGCAGACCTGAAACGGTCAGCATGCGCGGATCGTCCCAGCCTTCTACGTGCTTCTCGGTCACCAGCTGAGTGAGTTTGCGTTTCGACATCACCGCATACTCCAGATTCAGACGCGAGAACTCGTACTGGCGCGGATGAACCGGAATGGTGATGTTATCCAGCACCCAGTCATAGAGACGGCGGTTGTCCTGAAACTCCAGCGTACACAGTGAGTGCGTGATGCCTTCCAGCGCATCGGAGATGCAGTGGGTAAAGTCATACATCGGATAGATGCACCACTTGTTACCCGTCTGGTGGTGTTCTGCGAACTTGATGCGGTACAGCACCGGATCACGCATCACGATGAAACTAGAGGCCATGTCGATTTTGGCACGCAGACAGGCGCTGCCTTCGGCAAACTCACCGTTGCGCATTTTCTCAAACAGCGCCAGGTTCTCTTCCACGCTGCGATCGCGATAAGGGCTGTTTTTGCCAGGCTCTTTCAGGGTGCCGCGATATTCGCGAATCTCATCCGGACTGAGTTCATCAACGTAAGCCAGACCTTTAGAAATCAGCTCGATGGCATAATTGTAGAGCTGATCAAAATAGTTTGATGAGTAACAGACCTCACCGCTCCACTCAAAACCCAGCCACTGGACGTCACGCTTAATGGATTCAACAAATTCCATATCCTCTTTAACAGGATTGGTATCGTCGAAACGCAGGTTGCATTGCCCCTGATAATCCTGGGCGATGCCAAAATTCAGACAGATCGATTTCGCATGACCAATATGCAGATAGCCATTGGGCTCTGGCGGGAAACGGGTATGCACGCTGCTGTGCTTACCGCTCGCCAAATCTTCGTCAATGATCTGACGAATAAAGTTAGTTGGGCGGGCTTCAGCCTCACTCATCTCAAAAATCCTCAATACGAATAACGGGTGATTTGTACCACGAAGTAACGGAGTATGATCCACAAAGCGTCTGAGGGAAACAACCGTTTGTTAAGCCTTTAAAACAAAAAAGGCAGGAATCGCTTCCTGCCTGTGGGGTTCTGTTGCGGGGATTAGCCTTTCACTTCGTATAGCGGGGTTTCACCGGCTACCACCTGGCCGCGAGCCAGTAATGTCAGCCCTGCGAAGTCATCGCTGTTACTGACCACGACCGGACTCACCATTGAGCGGGCGTTCGCGTTCAGGAATTCAAGGTCCATCTCCAGCACCGGCTGACCGGCGACCACGCTGGCCCCCTCTTCTGCCAGACGGGTAAAGCCTTTGCCTTCCAGCGCTACGGTATCCAGCCCCATATGCACCACAATCTCTACACCATTCTCCGTTTCCAGACAAAAGGCGTGATTGGTGTTGAAGATTTTAACCAGCGTACCCGCTATCGGTGCCACGACCCATTTGTCGCTGGGTTTGATCGCCAGACCGTCACCCACCGCTTTGCTGGCGAAGGCTTCATCCGGCACATCATCCAGTGCCACGACTTCACCGCTGACTGGTGCCAGCAGGGTTGCGATGACACGCTTCTCACTGTTCAGCACCGCCTGCGGTGCCACAGCCGGCTCAGTCGGTGCGCTGCTGGCTGTCGCTGCAGCAACCGGACCCTTGGTCAGCACTTTTTTCATGGCCGAGGCGATGCTTTCTGCCTGGGTGCCCACGATGATCTGCACGCTCTGTTTGTTAAGACGAATCACGCCGGACGCACCAAGACGCTTCGCCACACCTTCATTAACCTGAGCGGAATCATTCACATTAAGACGCAGACGGGTGATACAGGCATCGATGCTGGTTAAGTTCTCTGAACCACCCACTGCACCGATGTAACGGCGCGCCAGTGATTCAGTCGCCGTTTCACCATTGTCGGTTTTATCCACGTTGACGTCGTAACCATCACTTTCATCACCGTCAACCGCCAGCTCACGGCCTGGCGTCATCAGGTTGAATTTTTTAATCGTGAAGCGGAACACGACATAGTAGATAGCGAAGAAGACCAGCCCCTGCGGAATCAGCATGTACCAGTGTGTCGCGAGAGGATTACGGGTCGACAGCACCATATCCACCAGCCCGGCGCTGAAACCAAATCCGGCAATCCAGTGCATACTGGCAGCAATAAAAACAGAGAGACCGGTCAGAACGGCGTGGATCAGATAGAGCACCGGCGCCACGAACATAAAGGAGAATTCCAGCGGTTCGGTGATACCCGTAAAGAAGGCAGCAAACGCAGCAGCCAGCATAATACTCCCCACTTTGACGCGGTTCTCTGGACGCGCACAGTGGTAGATAGCCAGTGCTGCACCCGGCAGACCAAACATCATAATCGGGAAAAAGCCCGCCTGATAACGACCGGTAATCCCTACGGTTGCGGTTCCGTCAGCCAGTGACTGCGCACCGCCAAGGAATTTAGGAATGTCATTAATACCTGCAACGTCAAACCAGAACACGGAGTTCAGCGCGTGATGCAGACCGACCGGAATCAGCAGGCGGTTGAAGAAGGCATAGATGCCGGCACCGACAGAGCCCAGCTTCTGGATGTGTTCACCAAAGCTGACCAGGCCGTTAAACACAACTGGCCAGATGTACATCAGGATAAAAGCGACGAAGATCATCAGGAACGAAACCAGAATCGGCACCAGCCGCCGTCCGCTGAAGAAGGAGAGCGCTTTAGGCAGCTCAACATGGCTGAAGCGGTTATAGACTTCTGCTGACAGGATACCGACCAGAATACCGACAAACTGATTCTCAATTTTGCCAAACGCTGCAGGTACCTGAGCTAAAGGAATTTTCTGAATCATTGCCACCGCGGCCGGTGAGCAAAGCGTGGTGACCACCAGGAATCCGACAAAGCCGGTCAGGGCTGCCGCACCATCTTTATCTTTTGACATGCCATAGGCGATACCAATCGCAAACAGGACTGACATGTGCTCAATGATGGCAGAACCTGATTTGATCAGTAAGGCAGCCAGCGCATTGCCTGCACCCCAGCTGTCTGGATCAATCCAGTAGCCAACCCCCATTAGTATTGCTGCTGCTGGCAGGGTAGCGACCGGCACCATCAGTGCACGCCCCACCTTTTGTAAGTAACCTAACATAACCCTTCCCCCTATGAGCCTGACTTGTCGCTTTGCGCTGCTTAATGTTGTTGTGTCAGCTGCAAAGATCGTTAATACACTTCATATCACGCAGCGAAGTGTAATAATAAATTAATTCGCTTCGCAAATTAAAACCCTGCCAGATGTGATTTTTATCACTAAAAAACATCGTGTCATACGGCAACATCTGGCAATGACTGCAAACTTATTTTATGATCCGAAATATTGAATTACGCTCCGCCCGTGGCGAGAATAGAAAATCTGCTCAGGCTGATGAGTAACGCAACGGTTTAGCGATCCCCTTTCCATTTTCTAATGAGGTGAAACATGAGACTGATTCCTTTAGCGACGCCAACCCAGGTAGGTAAATGGGCCGCCCGACATATTGTTAACCGCATCAATGCATTTAATCCGACGGCGGATAAACCTTTTGTTCTGGGTCTGCCGACCGGCGGTACACCCCTGGAGGCGTACAAGCACCTGATTGATATGCACAAAGCGGGCCAGGTCAGTTTTAAGCATGTCGTCACCTTCAATATGGACGAATATGTTGGCCTGCCGAAAGAGCATCCGGAAAGCTATCACAGTTTCATGTATCGCAATTTCTTTGATCACGTTGATATTCAACCGGAAAATATCAACCTGCTGAATGGTAATGCGCCGGATATTGACGCAGAATGTCGTCAGTACGAAGAGAAAATTCGCACGCTGGGTAAAATTCACCTGTTTATGGGCGGTGTCGGTAACGACGGTCATATCGCCTTTAACGAGCCGGCTTCTTCACTGGCCTCCCGTACCCGCATTAAAACCCTGACGCATGACACCCGCGTGGCAAACTCTCGCTTCTTTAACGGCGATGTTGATCAGGTGCCTAAATATGCCCTTACCGTGGGCGTCGGCACGCTGCTGGATGCAGAAGAAGTGATGATTCTGGTTACCGGCCACGTTAAAGCGCAGGCACTGCAGGCGGCAGTGGAAGGCAACGTGAATCATATGTGGACAATCAGCTGTCTGCAGCTGCATGCCAAATCGGTGGTGGTCTGTGATGAACCCGCCACCATGGAACTGAAAGTGAAAACCGTGAAATATTTCCGCGAAATGGAAGCGGAAAATATGAAAGGCGTGTAACAGAACATTGTCGTGCCCTGCTGTTACGCTGAGTGACAGCAGGCCAGGACGGGAGAAAAGAGATGTACGCATTAGTAAACGGTCGAATTTACAGTGGCCATGAGGTTCTGGACAATCATGCCGTCGTGGTGGCTGACGGGCTTATTGCACGCGTCTGCCCGCGTGAATCGCTCCCGGCCAATATTGAGCAGCGGGATATGGCGGGCGCGATGATTGCGCCAGGTTTTATCGATCTTCAGCTCAACGGCTGCGGCGGTGTGCAGTTCAATGACAGCCTGGATGCACTGAGTATCGAAACCCTGGAAACGATGCAGCGCGCCAATGAGAAGTCTGGCTGCACCAGCTTTTTACCGACGCTGATTACCAGCAGCGATGCCCTGATGAAGCGTGCGATTGAAACCATGCGCGCCTATCTGCAGAAACATCAGCATCAGGCCCTGGGTCTGCATCTGGAAGGGCCCTGGCTGAGTAAGGCGAAAAAAGGCACCCACGATCCGGCGCTGATTCGCCTGCCGGATGCTGCGATGGTGCAGTATCTTTGTGACAACGCAGACGTCATCACCAAAGTCACGCTGGCACCGGAAAACGCCGGCAGCGAGGTGATTCGTCAGCTGACAGACGCCGGAATCATCGTTTCAGCGGGTCACTCGAATGCGACTTATGAAGAGGCGAAAGCGGGTTTTTCTGCTGGCGTGCGTTTCGCAACGCACCTCTACAACGCCATGCCGACATTTGCCGGCCGTGAACCCGGGCTTATCGGTGCGCTGTTTGATTCACCTGATGTATACTGCGGCATTATTGCGGATGGTTTACATGTACATTACGCTAACGTACGGAATGCAAAGCGCATTAAAGGCGACAAACTGGTGCTGGTAACGGATGCCACTGCCCCCGCTGGTGCTGACATCAGCGAGTTTATTTTTGCAGGCAAAACAATCTATTATCGTGATGGGCTTTGTGTCGACGAAAACGGCACATTAAGTGGTTCTGCCCTGACGATGATCGAAGCGGTACAAAACAGCGTCGAGCATGTGGGTATCGCACTGGATGAAGCGTTGCGCATGGCATCACTTTATCCGGCACGGGCGATGGGCGTGGAAAGGCAGTTGGGCTCGATCGAAGCAGGAAAAATCGCGAACCTGACTGTGTTTACGCGCGACTTTAAAATCATTAAGACGTTTGTCAACGGAGACGACGTCCTGAGCGAGTAAGCACTGAATGACCACTGGCGGCCAGTCACAAATAGGAAATGTCGATCTTGTTAAGCAACTCAATAGCGCAGCGGTTTACCGGCTGATTGATCAACAGGGGCCGATATCGCGCATTCAGATTGCTGAACTCAGTCAGCTTGCCCCCGCCAGTGTCACCAAAATTACCCGCCAGTTGATTGAGCGCGGCCTGATCAAAGAGGTAGACCAGCAGGCCTCTACCGGTGGTCGCCGCGCCATTTCGATTATTACTGAAACCCGCCATTTCCATACCATCGGCGTCCGTCTCGGACGCAATGATGCCACCCTGACCCTGTTCGACCTCAGTGGTAAATCACTGGCGCAGGAAGATTACGCCCTGCCGGAACGCACTCAGGAGACGCTGGAACATGCGCTGTTTAACGCCATCAGCAGCTTCATTGAGCAGCACCAGCGCAAAATACGCGAGCTGATCGCGATTTCCGTTATCCTGCCAGGGCTGGTCGATCCGATTAACGGCGTCATCCGCTATATGCCGCATATTTCCGTCAGCCACTGGCCGCTGGTCGCCAGTCTGAAAAAACGTTTCAACGTCACGAGCTTTGTCGGTCACGATATCCGCAGTCTGGCCCTGGCCGAGCACTACTTCGGTGCAAGCCGTGACTGTGCAGACTCAATTCTGGTGCGCTTACACCGTGGCACCGGTGCCGGCATTATTGCTAACGGCCATATCTTTCTTGGCAGCAACGGCAACGTCGGCGAGATCGGCCATATTCAGGTCGATCCCCTTGGTGAACGCTGCCACTGCGGCAACTTTGGCTGCCTTGAAACCATTGCCGCCAACGGCGCCATTGAAAATCGCGTACGACATCTGTTGAGTCAGGGCCATCCCAGCACGCTGACGCTGGAGGCGAGCCAGATGTCCCATATCTGCAAAGCGGCCAATCAGGGTGATGCGCTGGCGTGTGAAGTGATCGAGCATGTTGGCCGTTATCTTGGCAAAGCGATCGCAATCGCAATCAACCTGTTTAATCCACAAAAAGTGGTGCTGGCGGGTGAGATCACAGAGGCCGAAAAAGTGCTGCTGCCCGCTATCGAAGGCTGCATCAATACCCAGGCCTTAGCCGCCTTTCGCAAAAATCTGCCGGTTGTGCGCTCCACCCTGGATCATCGTTCTGCCATTGGCGCGTTTGCGCTCGCCAAACGTGCCATGCTTAACGGCATTCTGCTGCAACATCTTCTGGAAGACTAAGCTAACCCGCTGCTGTGGCGGGCCACATCGGATCTGACTATGACCATTAAAAGCGTAATTTGTGATATCGATGGCGTGCTGATGCACGACAACACGGCCGTTCCCGGCGCGCAGGAATTTTTACAGCGCATTCTGGCCAAAGAGATGCCGCTGGTGGTGCTGACAAACTATCCCTCGCAAACCGAGCAGGATCTGGCTAACCGTTTTGCCTCGGCCGGTGTTGAGGTTCCTGAATCCGTTTTCTATACCTCGGCAATGGCCACAGCCGATTTCCTGCGCCGTCAGGAAGGCAAAAAGGCCTATGTCATTGGTGAGGGCGCGCTGATTCACGAACTCTACAAAGCGGGCTTTACGATTACTGATGTGAATCCCGACTTCGTGATTGTCGGTGAGACACGCTCGTTTAACTGGGACATGATGCATAAAGCGGCTTTTTTCGTGGCTAACGGCGCTCGCTTCATTGCCACTAACCCGGATACGCATGCGCGCGGTTTTATTCCTGCCTGTGGCGCGCTTTGTGCGGGTATCGAGAAAATCTCTGGTCGTCGCCCGTTTGTTGTTGGCAAACCCAGCCCCTACATCATGCGCGCCGCGCTGAACAAAATGCAGGCTCACTCTGAAGAGACGGTCATTGTTGGCGACAATCTGCGAACCGATATTCTGGCCGGTTTTCAGGCGGGTCTGGAGACGGTGCTGGTTCTCTCTGGCGTCTCCACGCTGACGGATATTGATGCTATGCCGTTCCGCCCGGACTGGATCTACCCTTCTGTTGCCGATATTGACCTGTTCTGATTCATTTCTCTTATGACGCATCCGGCTAATCTGTGATGCGTCCCCCTTTTTTCCCCTGTTCCCGCGGGTTTCACTGCCTGTTTTTTGTTCACAAAAGCCATTCCATTGCTGATCCATCAACAAAACAACGTTTAAATTATCGTTTATTCAAAATTATTGCCATGTGAACAATATTTTTATCAGTAAATCACGATTCCTCTTGCATTGAATGCACTAAATAGCGCATTTTCTTATGTATCACGCAGCGACAGGCTGCCGGACAAACGTAAAAGATAACATCGCCGTAAGGTGAGCTCAGGAGTCAGTTATGTGTTCAATTTTTGGTGTGCTGGATCTGAAAACCGATCCTGTTGAGCTGCGCAAAAAAGCGCTGGAATGTTCACGCTTAATGCGTCATCGCGGCCCGGACTGGTCAGGCGTCTTCGCCGATGATCATGCTATTCTGGCGCATGAACGCCTCTCAATTGTTGACGTTAACAATGGCGCACAGCCGCTGTACAACGCCGATCACACCCACGTACTGGCGGTTAACGGCGAAATTTACAACCATCAGGCACTGCGCGCTGAACTCAGCGATCGCTACGAATTTCAGACCGGCTCTGACTGTGAAGTCATTCTGGCGCTCTATCAGGAGAAAGGTGTCGATTTCCTCGACGAGCTGGAAGGCATGTTCGCCTTTATCCTCTATGACACCGTTAAAAAAACCTGGCTGATTGGTCGCGACCACATTGGCATCATCCCGCTCTATATGGGTAACGATGAGCACGGCAACCTGTTTGTTGCTTCAGAAATGAAAGCGCTGGTGCCAGCCTGCCGTTCCATCAAAGAATTCCCGCCGGGAAGCTATCTCTCCAGCACCGATGGTGAAATCCGTCGTTACTGGCAGCGTGACTGGATGGAATACAAAAACGTTGAGCACAACACCACCGACGCCGCTGGCCTGAAGCATGCGCTGGAAGAGTCTGTGAAAAGCCACCTGATGTCAGATGTACCTTACGGTGTGCTGCTGTCAGGCGGTCTGGACTCCTCCATCATTTCAGCTGTGACCAAGCGTTTTGCAGCAAAGCGGGTTGAGGATCAGGACAAAAGTGATGCCTGGTGGCCGCAACTGCACTCCTTCGCAGTCGGACTGGAAGGTTCACCCGATTTAAAAGCGGCGAAAACCGTAGCGGAACATCTGGGCACCGTGCACCACGAAATTCATTTCACCGTTCAGGAAGGACTGGATGCGATTCGCGATGTGATTTATCACATTGAAACTTATGACGTCACCACTATTCGCGCCTCTACGCCGATGTACTTAATGTCGCGTAAAATCAAAGCGATGGGCATTAAGATGGTGCTGTCTGGCGAAGGCGCAGATGAAGTCTTCGGCGGCTATCTCTATTTCCATAAGGCGCCAAACGCCAAAGAGTTCCACGAGGAAAACGTGCGTAAACTCCAGGCGCTGCATATGTTCGACTGCGCCCGTGCTAACAAAGCGATGTCAGCCTGGGGCGTTGAGGCACGTGTACCCTTCCTGGATAAAAAATTCCTGGATGTGGCGATGCGGATTAACCCGGCCGACAAAATGTGTGGCAGCAACGGTAAAATGGAGAAGCACATTCTGCGTGAATGTTTCTCCTCTTACCTGCCAGAGAGCGTGGCGTGGCGTCAGAAAGAGCAGTTCTCGGATGGCGTGGGGTACAGCTGGATCGACTCACTGAAAGAAGTCGCGGCGAAGCAAATCAGCGATCAGCAGCTGGCAACCGCCCACTTCCGTTTCCCGTTCAACACGCCAGGTTCGAAAGAAGCGTATCTTTATCGTGAGATCTTCGAAGAGCTGTTCCCATTAGCGAGCGCGGCAGAATGTGTGCCTGGTGGTCCATCGGTCGCCTGCTCTTCTGCCAAAGCAATTGAGTGGGATGAAGCGTTTAAAAACATGGACGATCCATCCGGACGTGCCGTCGGTGTGCATCAGTCAGCTTACAAATAAGCAGGCAGAGAGCCGTCAGAATGGGCCCGCTGCGGCCCATTTTTTTTACGATTAGCGTTGTATTCACTGAAAAATTGCCGAATAAACCGCCAGGCTGGTTATAAGCCAGTCAAACAGCAATTATCTGGCAAAAAACGGTAAAAAACTTGTTGACGCTGTCTGGTCAACTCCGCATAATGCGCCCCGCAACGCCGATGAAGGTAACGCGAAAAAAAGATGGCTACGTAGCTCAGCTGGTTAGAGCACAGCACTCATAATGCTGGGGTCACAGGTTCGATTCCCGTCGTAGCCACCATCTTTTTTTGCGGGAGTGGCGAAATTGGTAGACGCACCAGATTTAGGTTCTGGCGCCGCAAGGTGTGCGAGTTCAAGTCTCGCCTCCCGCACCATTTCATTATTCGGCAGCGTGGATGGGATATCGCCAAGCGGTAAGGCACCGGTTTTTGATACCGGCATTCCCTGGTTCGAATCCAGGTATCCCAGCCAATTTCGATGATTCTTGTATGCTGAGAACGGACGAATGGGATATCGCCAAGCGGTAAGGCACCGGTTTTTGATACCGGCATTCCCTGGTTCGAATCCAGGTATCCCAGCCATCATTGAAAAATGCAGTACAATTAGGCTACGTAGCTCAGCTGGTTAGAGCACAGCACTCATAATGCTGGGGTCACAGGTTCGATTCCCGTCGTAGCCACCATATAATTGGGGTGTCGCCAAGCGGTAAGGCACTGGTTTCTGATACCAGCATTCCGGGGTTCGAATCCCTGCACCCCAGCCATACAAAGACAATTTGAAAAACACCATTATTGGGGTGTCGCCAAGCGGTAAGGCACTGGTTTCTGATACCAGCATTCCGGGGTTCGAATCCCTGCACCCCAGCCAAATTGCACAACCAGGCCCGCTTTTGCGGGCTTTGTTGTTTTTGTCCCTTCTGAAACGTTCCACGCTTCCTGATTGCCGGCCCGCCCTGCGGCGAGCCTCAATGCGCAATGGTCTATAAACCCAGTGCGTATCGTAATACCTGTCGCTTCAGGACACCGGAATGCTCGGCAGCAATCAGTCCGAGATTACGCGCGAAGCGCAGTGGTGCCAGCTGATTGCTGAAAGCAAAGTAAAAGAGATCCATTCCGCCCTGCATCAGCATATTGTCTTTACGACGCTGCCGGTGATAGCGCTGCAATATCCGCTCTGACGCCCAGTCTTCCGCCGCACCGCGTGCGCTGACCAGCACCTCAATCAACGCATCAATATCGCGATAGCCCAGATTCACGCCCTGCCCGGCCAGCGGGTTAATGGTATGCGCGGCATCGCCAACCAGCGCCAGTCCTGGCAGGACATAGCGTGAAGCATGGCGACGCACCAGCGGAAAACCCCCTGCCGCATGGGCTTTGAAACGTCCCAGCCGCGCCGGGAAGTGGCTGGCAATCTCTTTTTCCAGCTGGGCCATCGGCATCGCCTGTAGCTGGCGCACTCTTGCAGGCGCGTCGTACCAGACCAGCGAGGCGCGATTGCCATACAGCGGCAGGAAGGCGCGCGGCCCCTGCGGCGTAAAGTGCTGCCAGGTGGCATCTCCTGCCGGATGTTCGCAGGTCACGCTGATCAGTAAACAGGACTGCGCATAGCTCCAGCCATGAATCCCGATGCCGGCCATCTGCCGCACCTGTGAGTTCGCACCATCTGCGCCAACCACCAGCCGGGTGTGTAAGGCCACGCCGTCGTTAAGATCAACGCGCCAGCCGCCATTTTCTGGCTGCAGATTTTCCAGCGTGGCCGGACAATAGCAGGTCACGCCCAGCGACTGCATCTCCTCCCACAACGCCCGCTGAAGCACGCTGTTCTCAACCATAAAACCCAGTTCAGGTAAGCCCAGCGAGGCAGCATCAAAACTTACCTGCGCCGCTTGCCACTCCCAGGTTTCCAGTCGCCGATAGGGCGCGCTGCGCATCGCGTCTACCCGCGGCCAGACGTTAAGTTGCTTCAGTAACGCCACCGAGGAGGATCCGATCGCTGAAATTCGCAAATCGGGATCGCTGTCGGCCTCAAATGGAGCGGGTTCGGCACGCTCAATGACCGCCACGCGAAAATGTTGCTGTGTCAGTCCACAGGCCAGCGCAGCACCGACCATGCCACCGCCGACAATCACGACATCAAACTGATTATCCTGCATTGCTTATATTCCTCTCTTATTCCCGCCAGCCTGCGCAACACGGGTCTGAATAGAGCAA is a genomic window containing:
- the fur gene encoding ferric iron uptake transcriptional regulator yields the protein MTDNNTALKKAGLKVTLPRLKILEVLQEPECHHVSAEDLYKRLIDIGEEIGLATVYRVLNQFDDAGIVTRHNFEGGKSVFELTQQHHHDHLICLDCGKVIEFSDESIETRQREIATRHGIKLTNHSLYLYGHCTLGDCRENETLHDQ
- the glnS gene encoding glutamine--tRNA ligase, translated to MSEAEARPTNFIRQIIDEDLASGKHSSVHTRFPPEPNGYLHIGHAKSICLNFGIAQDYQGQCNLRFDDTNPVKEDMEFVESIKRDVQWLGFEWSGEVCYSSNYFDQLYNYAIELISKGLAYVDELSPDEIREYRGTLKEPGKNSPYRDRSVEENLALFEKMRNGEFAEGSACLRAKIDMASSFIVMRDPVLYRIKFAEHHQTGNKWCIYPMYDFTHCISDALEGITHSLCTLEFQDNRRLYDWVLDNITIPVHPRQYEFSRLNLEYAVMSKRKLTQLVTEKHVEGWDDPRMLTVSGLRRRGYTAASIREFCRRIGVTKQDNIVEMASLESCIRDDLNDNAPRAMAVLDPLKVVIENLPAGHSETLTMPNHPGKPEMGAREVPFSREIWIDRADFREEANKQYKRLVLGKEVRLRNAYVIRAERIAKDEAGNITCIYCTSDVDTLSKDPADGRKVKGVIHWVSADHAQPAEFRLYDRLFSVPNPGAAEDFLAVINPESLAIKQGFVEPSLRDVEPTTPFQFEREGYFCADSVYSTPSQLVFNRTVGLRDTWTKAGE
- the nagE gene encoding N-acetylglucosamine-specific PTS transporter subunit IIBC, which translates into the protein MLGYLQKVGRALMVPVATLPAAAILMGVGYWIDPDSWGAGNALAALLIKSGSAIIEHMSVLFAIGIAYGMSKDKDGAAALTGFVGFLVVTTLCSPAAVAMIQKIPLAQVPAAFGKIENQFVGILVGILSAEVYNRFSHVELPKALSFFSGRRLVPILVSFLMIFVAFILMYIWPVVFNGLVSFGEHIQKLGSVGAGIYAFFNRLLIPVGLHHALNSVFWFDVAGINDIPKFLGGAQSLADGTATVGITGRYQAGFFPIMMFGLPGAALAIYHCARPENRVKVGSIMLAAAFAAFFTGITEPLEFSFMFVAPVLYLIHAVLTGLSVFIAASMHWIAGFGFSAGLVDMVLSTRNPLATHWYMLIPQGLVFFAIYYVVFRFTIKKFNLMTPGRELAVDGDESDGYDVNVDKTDNGETATESLARRYIGAVGGSENLTSIDACITRLRLNVNDSAQVNEGVAKRLGASGVIRLNKQSVQIIVGTQAESIASAMKKVLTKGPVAAATASSAPTEPAVAPQAVLNSEKRVIATLLAPVSGEVVALDDVPDEAFASKAVGDGLAIKPSDKWVVAPIAGTLVKIFNTNHAFCLETENGVEIVVHMGLDTVALEGKGFTRLAEEGASVVAGQPVLEMDLEFLNANARSMVSPVVVSNSDDFAGLTLLARGQVVAGETPLYEVKG
- the nagB gene encoding glucosamine-6-phosphate deaminase, which translates into the protein MRLIPLATPTQVGKWAARHIVNRINAFNPTADKPFVLGLPTGGTPLEAYKHLIDMHKAGQVSFKHVVTFNMDEYVGLPKEHPESYHSFMYRNFFDHVDIQPENINLLNGNAPDIDAECRQYEEKIRTLGKIHLFMGGVGNDGHIAFNEPASSLASRTRIKTLTHDTRVANSRFFNGDVDQVPKYALTVGVGTLLDAEEVMILVTGHVKAQALQAAVEGNVNHMWTISCLQLHAKSVVVCDEPATMELKVKTVKYFREMEAENMKGV
- the nagA gene encoding N-acetylglucosamine-6-phosphate deacetylase — encoded protein: MYALVNGRIYSGHEVLDNHAVVVADGLIARVCPRESLPANIEQRDMAGAMIAPGFIDLQLNGCGGVQFNDSLDALSIETLETMQRANEKSGCTSFLPTLITSSDALMKRAIETMRAYLQKHQHQALGLHLEGPWLSKAKKGTHDPALIRLPDAAMVQYLCDNADVITKVTLAPENAGSEVIRQLTDAGIIVSAGHSNATYEEAKAGFSAGVRFATHLYNAMPTFAGREPGLIGALFDSPDVYCGIIADGLHVHYANVRNAKRIKGDKLVLVTDATAPAGADISEFIFAGKTIYYRDGLCVDENGTLSGSALTMIEAVQNSVEHVGIALDEALRMASLYPARAMGVERQLGSIEAGKIANLTVFTRDFKIIKTFVNGDDVLSE